GAGACATCGGACGTCAGCAAATGGCTCAGGTTCCACACCGGTGCGCCGGTGATCGCGAATTCGTCGGTCTGCAGTTTTGCGCTCATCGGAGACGCGCGAACCCTCCCGGCTCTCGACCGCTTTGGCTTTGGCAGCAACGAATATCCCGATCGTTCGACGACGTTGATCCTGCAGGTGCAAAGTCTGGCGCAGGGGCCCGCCTTCGAACTGCGCGGCCCCGGCATCGACGGCACCGCCATCCTGCGGGCCGCGCTGCAGCCGGTGGACCTGTTTGATCGGCTGACCATCAACGCCGCGTTGTTTCCGCGCGGCATCGATGTCGTCCTGGTGGCCGACGATGCCATTGTCGCGATACCACGAACCACGCGGGTCGCCGCGAAGGGAGATTGAAGTATGTATGTCGCCGTCAAGGGAGGCGAACGCGCCATCGAGAACGCCCATCGTCTGCTGGCGCATGAGCGCCGCGGCGATCGCGATGTTCCCGAACTCTCGCTCGATCAGATATCCGGACAACTCAGCCTCGGCGTCGATCGGATCATGACGGAAGGCTCGCTCTATGATCGCGAGCTTGCGGCGTTGGCGCTGAAGCAGGCGCGCGGCGACATGATCGAGGCGATCTTCCTGGTCCGCGCCTTCCGCGCCACCTTGCCGCGC
The sequence above is drawn from the Bradyrhizobium sediminis genome and encodes:
- the phnH gene encoding phosphonate C-P lyase system protein PhnH produces the protein MTTVAELPAGFADKVLSAQATFRSVMDAMARPGSVQRIAAVAGAPAAMMRGTAAIALTLFDHDTPLWLDPRMSETSDVSKWLRFHTGAPVIANSSVCSFALIGDARTLPALDRFGFGSNEYPDRSTTLILQVQSLAQGPAFELRGPGIDGTAILRAALQPVDLFDRLTINAALFPRGIDVVLVADDAIVAIPRTTRVAAKGD